In the Pelmatolapia mariae isolate MD_Pm_ZW linkage group LG10_11, Pm_UMD_F_2, whole genome shotgun sequence genome, gtgcggcaacagaggggtaaaagcagcgtctccctgctgctggaccCCTTCTCCACTCGAAACCACAGCTAGGAGGGCTGAGGCTTCTTCCTCCTGGGCGTCGGGTCCCGCTGGGGGCCCGAGGGTGGGCCTTTGCTCCAGGCCGACTGGCGTGGAGCTCGGGCTGGAGGATGTGCTCTCGCTGGCGGCACACCCACTTCAGCAGTGGGCGCCGCTCTCTTGCCAGTCGGCAGAGGAGCGGCGGGCCTGTGAGAGCTAGCTGCGGGCTTGGGTTTCGGCTGACGTCTGGGGATGATGTCGCGcagagcttctgtctgcttcttcctcagatcgAATCTAGCCTGAATGGCTTCAAGTGAATGTCCGAATAACCCAGCCGCAGACACTGGTGCGTCCAGATATACAGCTCTGTCCCTATCCGGGACGTCAGAGAGGGTCAGCCACAGGTGCCTCTGCGCCACTACTGTCGAAGCCATCCCTCTGCCCAGGGAGAGCGCTGCACAGCGAGACGCACGGAGGATGTGATCTGTGGCGACTCTGACCTCGTTAAGAAGAGGTGCCAGCGGGCTGTCATCAGGAACCAGCGATCCGAGCTCCGCCAGGCACATTGCCTGGTACGTCTGGAGCACGGTGACGGAGCTCATGGCGCGAGCAGTGCCGACCTGAGCCCGATAAATCTTCTCCAGCTGCGAAGCAGAGAATCTGCAGTGCTTGGACGGCAGAGTTGCGGGGCCGCCGACACCATGGTTATGGGACGGGGCCAGATAAGCAGCCAGAGACGGCTCCATAGGGGGTGGGTTAGCTAAGCCAGCCCCCTCGGCGCCGTCCAACTCCATGTACTGTCCATAGCCGGGCACAGTGACGCGGGTAGACAGAGGTTTGTCCCATGATACTGTTAGCTCGCAGAGAAAGTCTGGGAACATGGGAAGGCAGTTTTTGGCCGTTGCGGGCTccggtgggaggaaaaaacccgCGAACCGCGACGGCTTCTGAGCTGGCGGAGGAGAGGGCcagtccacctgcagcttctcagcagcacggcgaaacagggagaaaagagaggtgTCATCGTGGCCGACCGGCGCAGCAGCGGCGGCACATTGGGCCGACAATGAGctctcctgctcatcctccGACAAACCATGGATGTCCAGGCCGATGTCCAGCACGTCATCGTCTTCCTGGGGTTCTGGCTCGTCATCGGCTAACCcgtcaacatattccatgtggTCAGCCCAGCTAATTGCGGGGACATCGACCCGAAAATCCTCGTCTTCGGACTCGAACGAAGCCGGGGCTCCAGACTCGGAAAGGAGAGGGTCATGCCGTGCGACAGCCGAGCGtcccagcactttttccacaaacgtCACCCGTCTTTCCAGGGTCGAGCGCCGGAGCTGGCGGCAAAACGCACAGGCTTCGGGCTCCGTCAACGCTCTCCTAGCGTGGACGATCCCCAGGCAGACAGGGCAGGCATCGTGCTGGTCGCTGTCGTGCAAAGAGAAACCGCATCCCTGAGGACAGGGGTGAacagaagatttctgctttgctcgcTTCGGTTTGGAGTCCATTCCAAAACGCAAAGCGAAACGCTGCACAGGAAAACTTGAAATTAGCGCTCCGCGGGCAGCCTACACACCAACAGCGCGGTGGAGGCTAACACCAACAGGGGCAGTTAAGCTAAGTTCAAGTCGGCAGACAACGGAGctaactagcagcagctagctagcccaactcagcagaggcgttctcagcgaggtgaagagcgtaagaactgagggatgactgtgatgacagcggctatatgtgcaggcggggccgtgcgcgtgtcatcacacgtcatctgccttaaaggcgtgaataaaggtttcttcagccaggacacgcgagggcgtgatatcccatacttatgtgttgtaccgagtgaatcgactgaaagggaaccaTGTGTTTGTATTGAGAGGAATCTAGTATTACAAACTTGTGATCCTAAGTATTTTTTACAACTATTTTGAAAATACAGACCTTAACAGatcattttcaaatatatatttcaaGGAAAAACATCTTGGAATCTTATTCGCACACGATTATTCTAGTCACATTTCAACGTAAATCCCATTAACGTAAAACTGTACGTAGTGACGCATCGTGTTACGTCACGTAACACTGCGTAGGGCGTGGTGACGCGTGCCTTTGTGGATTCTGTGGTCCGCCGCCAAATTCAAACAGCGAAATAAGAAACGGGAGCTACAGCCGCCTAAAAGCCACAGAGAATCGACTACTTTTACAACTGGCACTTTCAGGTAAGCTCTCTGTACAGCAAGTGTCTCAGCAGACGTTCTTCTTTAAAGTTTTTATAGTTATTTGAGTCGACGTTTTGTCGTGTAAACTGAAATAGTAACGTTTTTTTTCTAGCTAACCGTGGCTTCGGGGGCATAGccctcttttgttttgttaatgaTATTCACTGACTTTTATGGATAAAGGCAGCATTTGACAACAATGGCACAATTTGACAGCGTTTTCATGTAAAGGCAAGTAAAAGGTAAACTTAATTCTCATTTGTTGCTTAAGGCTGTTATTCCCTCCTCAGGGCAAGCCATTCCTGGGTTAAGTTGGACACTTGACCAGGAGCATTGTCCCTATCTAACAAAAGCCACGGAGCTTTTACTAACACGATTACTGCTGCTTGATTGTACGGTTGTTACGgctcatttttcactttttccgTCCTTTGTTCATTGacatttttcaaattttttgaCAGTGACACAGGGACTCTGAAATAATTTCCTAAAGCAACAGTTAAGCTTAATTAAGCTCAAATTTgaggattaaaaaagaaagatttgtCTTAACTTGtaactttttcttattttggtcTATCAGTCCAAAGAAATATTCAAATTTCATAGCATGCTGAGCCAGATTAGAatatagtgttttttttatattgcgAGATTTTGAAACGGTagtattaaaaatgttattttcataAAACTTATTCATACagatcacttttttttctcagctcGGTCATATAGCCTGTTTAGTCATGGATGGTGTTGGTAAAGCTGTGGTTGGAGTCTGGCGGGCACACACAGTCCTGGATGAGTCTGATGGAGCAGAGAGCTCCCCAGAAGCCCCAGACCGTTTCCGCAAACTTCGGTCCTCATCTTCACTCAACTCTCTGAGAATGTCACTGAGGAAGCGACTCCCACTGCGATCTGTCCAGACCAACTCCCTCCCTGAGAATCCGACCTGGGAAACCATGAAGGAGCAACCAAAGACCAGCACAGTCCGCAAGCTTACTCGCAGTGCTCGTAACTCTATTACCGGAGTGTATCAGGTAGATTAACTGTTATGTGTGAAATTGCCTATTTTTGATCATTATCAGTCTCAACTAAAGCCACCAGTCAGCTATTccagagttgtttttttctctctcagaggTTGCAGAGGACCAGAGAATTTTCCCGTGAAGAGTGTTTGGTAGCTACCCCGGGTCGTGATGGAGAAAATGCTGGTGCATCAAATTCTTGCACCCCAGGACGTACACCTCAtcgggctgcaacacccagagCAGCAGGTACACCTGGGCGTACTCCAGGCTCCAGAGGACGCAGGACTCCTGAAGCATCCATAAGAGGAGTGAAAACAGGAGGTGGCAGGAGGCAACTGGTCCGCATGGCTGCTGTACGAAGTCCCTTTGCCTCTCCAAATACGCAAAACCAGAGGATGTGAGTTTGATTCACTCTTTATGCAACTTTGCTTTTTAGGACTTTGTTAGTTTATTAGTTTGTTGAGTGCTTTTATTTCAGTGGATCCCTCTGAGTTTGTGTCAGGAAGATCATAcaccatttatttaaaaaaaaaaaaaaaaaaaaactcaaccaAGTAtgtggagcagctgaaagtagcttacTTGAATTTCGGTGGTTATCTTTCTCCgccaaatattttgtttttatgatctATAATAGGAAATTTGACCAAGATTTGGAGTCAGTTTCCAGTGGACTCAGGAGGCTCAAACATCTGTCAAAGGCCTTTGATGACATCATTGGCAGAGACAGCAggtaacatttttttattttagtgaatTCTTTTGGTATCTTGATCATTGACTGGGTGGTAAATTCTAAAATTGTAAAAAAGTGTTTGCATTATGTGTGTTAGTTTCTCCCAAATTGGGTAATTAACAGAAAGAAGAACATGTTAAGTTTTGTTACCCTTTTCTATAATCACCACTAAATAAGTGTTTTGTTGGTAAATTAAAGTTTTGTGTAACTGAAGCCATTAGTCCATTAGTCCATTTCCTTGTATTCATGCATATTCTGCATTGAGGAAGGGGGTCTCTGTCCTCCTTGCCCTCTCACCCAAAGAATCCCAGCTTATGGGTCCCCAGActtcctccccctccctccagACATTCCTCCCGCCTCAGTTTGAAACAGGGTCTGTGTTTCTGGTATTCAGATAAGGAGGGAGTAAGGGGGAAAGGAGGTGGGTGTGGGAATTGGAGCCAGATGACATGACAGAatgcatttgaaaatttgcgtcACTTCCTGTgttgtcatttaaaaatatttgtgtccTGTCCGATGTAATAACGATGATATTCAGTGTGGAAAGCGAGCACTCGGTAATGGTGATCTTGCCTGTTATCTGCGCACATTACATGCTCCCAGAGGCTTTCCTCACTGAATATAGACGTCTTCCTGTTTAATTGagatcagttttttgttttgttttttacttacaACAGGCAGTTCAACTATTCCCAAATTGTGGAATAATACAGAAGGTAAAATCCCCTTTCCAAAAAGTAAAACCAGTTGAGTTATGAGAACATACGCTttcagtgtaaacacaaaagtgCATGGCAGAGCTAGTCGGATGCATGCAAATCTGGAAGAAAAACAGATGAATAACTCGCTGTCCGAACAAATGTTGCTCACACTTTTTCTTCTTGCTGACTTTACAGCTCCTGCTTTAAATTTTCTTTGACACCAAACTTTCCCAAATACTTTTTCTGATATTACCAGAATGTCTACAAGGCCATTTACATATTAAAATGATAAGTAATAAAATTCAAATTGTAGATCAGGAAATCAGTTACTGAAAATTTTCATTTGTTGCCTGATGGCTTAACacttgcctttttctttttaaataactaACTGATGTTGCATTTGTAAACCTATATGGTTTTAATGGCAGTCTCTTTTTGCACTGAGTAGTGTCTCTCTGCCTCTGCAGATCTGGCCCAAAGGAACGTTCTGGGGGAGCGATGATGAGAAAGCTGGATCCCAGCGGTAAACTCAGCCGCTCAAACGTCACACGCAGAGCCACACGCGTCTCAGACACGCTGGGCAGTTGGACCCACACAGCTGTGAACACTATTCGCAAACCCAACTGAACtacatgcatgtctgtgtgtataatGCAGGACCTTTTGTAGCCATATTTTACACTTATTATACTCATTATTATTGTGGTGTCACTGTTACATATTCACAGTGGTGTTATGATACTGGGAGGCTATTATGCTACAGCTTGTCTGTTTTTGTGAGCATCTGTGTGACTCTTGTGTGTTTACATGTCTCAGGTTAGCTTGTTGTGGGTAAAATATCCTCACTGTAGCTTCCAGAGGAATTTTCTTTGCATCTGTCATAGCTGCTACAaccaaaatgttacatttagttacatttttcaaaatactAATATTGTACTTTGTGTTCTCATTTTCTGCATAGAAAGTTAATTAAATGTACTCTAAAGAGATCACGAACAAGAACTACAGTTTGTCTGCAGAACTAACACTAAATTTTCTGACAGAGGGGaaatttttttcctccatttttATATGTATGCAATAATGTTTCTAACACTTGTTTcactatttttttaatgtcatttgaTTATACCAAATTATCAAGTGTATTTTctaaaacagtatttaaatgtGAACATTCCTTGAGGCAGAGGTTGGCACTTCTAATGGCCTGTGGATGATTCATGCATCGATACTGTACACATAAATCATCTGATAATGTGATGGGGGGAAAAGATTTAGTGGCTCATTACCAGTTGATGGCTATAATGATGATGTTATAAAGAGATATCCCGAGTCTTATTAGTGACTGTCAAGCTACCAGCCTCAAATTAAGCAAAGCTCTTCTGTgggtgtgttgttgtttttttgtttttatgtttttgatactttctttttctgcattattatttttttaaaggagaaCAACTGtccaaatgtgaaaaaataaaactttgcattttttatgtatatatatgtttcatgttttctcttcacatcatcatgttttctttttcttttctttttttttgggggggggtggtaaaataatattttcctcAACATCATGATGTTGATGATGGTGGTAAAATGGCTGCATTCTCTTTATTAAGTTATCATTTGGTCTCAGTTTTACAGCAGATTTGTTCATTAAACTAACTGCACTTCCTCCAAGATTTTAGAAATTGAGTGGGAAAATGTGTTTATATCActattttgggttttgttttgtttttttctttctgttcagATCATTTTCACGTAGTGAAATCTATATATGCCAGTATACTAACTtcccactttattaggtacgccTTGCTAGTACTGCCTTAATGCTTGCCTAATGGCACAGATCTACCATGGCGCTGGAAGGCACTCGGTTTGTAATAAGAGGCCCAATTTATGGCAATAAAACACTCCCACGCCATTAAATGACCACCGGCAACCTGAACCAGTGATCAGTCCAAGGAAGGATTGATCCATGCTTTGATGCTGTTTGCATTACATTTTGACCCTATCACTTGAATGTTCcagcagaaattgagattcatcaaaccaggcaacatttttccagccCAATTTTATCTGTGCGACACTGCGACTCATACCTCTTTCAGATcacagagatggttgtgtgggaaaatttcagtagatcagcagtttctgaaatattcacacCAACCACCATGTcatattcaaagtcacttaaatcccctttcttccccattctgatgctcagtttgaacttcttCTGGTACtataatttgtgttttaacttagaataataataatatttatccATCCATACTCTTCTGCTTATTGTTATGGGATGGTGGGCTATCCCAGCTAATGTAGGGCAAGTGGAGGGCACACCCTGGATAGGTTGCCAAGCCGCTGACCTAAAATTAAATTATGTTAgacattcaattcaataaaactttattgatcctgaaggttgaccccgaaggaaatcctttttttcctcaatattGACATTTGTGATCaagtacttttcatttgggataGCATGgttatatttgtatatattatatttgtATAATGTGCACTGCACAGTCTGTAGAAAACTAACTGGTAAAggcaatacatttttaatttaaaacaacTACAAATTTAAGACAGTAATTCattatatttgtaatatttcaTGACAAATGATAGAAATTTTACAAAGCAAGTAAACAACAGGAAATCAGAAATGCCATCTGTCGTGTTTTACTTGTGTTGCTTTGGTGAGGTAGCTTAAATCATTTGGAATTCACTGAAAAGTCAGTGACTTAGTATAGAGTTGAATTTCATTATATGACGATAAGAGTGCCCCCGTGTGGTGTTTTACGATCACTGCGCGGTGAAACGAGAATCGCTCTGTTTGTCCTTTGTTGTCACCCGTCTGTAGCTCGCTGCCTCGCTGAAGTCGCTCCACCTCTACCTCTCCGGCTTTGTACCCAGAGCTGAACCCACGCCGCGGCTACCTTCTCTAGGATACCGGGGCTGCTAAAAATTAGAAAATGGCCCTCCACGTCCCAAAAGCTCCGGGCTTTGCCCAGATGTTAAAGGATGGCGCAAAGGTGGGGTTAAAATAGGAATATCGGGCTCGTAGATGAGCTTTGACTGAGTAGTTGTGAAGAAGCGTGCTAGCTAACGTTAGCCGCTGAGTTAGCATGTTCATTCAGAGTCATGAGGGATAGTTCTAGAAAGCAGCAGCCAGGCCGCCCAGCCGGCTGCTGGACGAGGGTCTGTTAGGGAAGATGAAATGCTTATTTTTGATATTTCACTGTCTCCCTTCAGTCTAAACCGTGCTAAATATAGCAGCAGCAGCGGTGGAGCTGCTGTTATAACGGGATGTCACACTGCAGTCACACCCAGCTAGCATTCAGCTAACTGTCAGTACTGTCAGCTTAAAGTGATGCTGATCCTTAATGGAATGCTTACATTCTCAGACTATCCATAATATATCCAGTTATTTGCTTTTAACATATTCATGGTTAGGTAGTAAGCTAAATATATTAGTCTGACATGGAAATGAACGGTAATAAACCTGTCTTGAAAAGCTGATTTCTTGTCTGTTACAGCACTTTTCAGGTCTTGAAGAGGCTGTCTTCCGTAATATCAGAGCTTGTAAGGAACTTTCTCAAACCACCCGCACTGCCTATGGGCCCAACGGTAAGTTTGGTCTGCCTACAGCCTATTAGGGTTGTGCTCTGCAAAGATATCAAAGCAGCACCCGTTAAatgaagtgttttcttttagGCATGAACAAAATGGTCATCAACCATTTAGAGAAGCTGTTTGTCACCAATGATGCTGCAACAATTCTCAGAGAGCTTGAGGTGAGGAGACGTTGTTGCGCACCTCACTGAAATTCAGCTGAGTGCATAATAAATGTATGAATTTAACTATTTATGTaaattattgtttgttttacaggTGCAGCATCCCGCAGCTAAAATGATTGTAATGGCGTCCCACATGCAAGAACAGGAAGTCGGCGATGGTACCAACTTTGTCCTGGTGTTTGCTGGAGCTCTGCTGGAGCTGGCTGAAGAGCTCCTTAGAATGGGCTTGTCCGTTTCAGAGGTAAACAAGATAAAATTGGTAAAGTAGCATGGCTTAATGTCATACATGTGCATGTCACAGTGCTATGATTGGTGCATTTTCTCAGTGccccctttttcttctttgccaCAGGTGATTGAAGGCTACGAGAAGGCTTGTAAGAAGACTCTGGAGATCCTGTCAGACTGCGTTTGCTCCTCGGCCAAGAACCTCCACGACATTAATGAAGCCAAGTCAGTCATCCGTACAGCAGTCATGAGTAAACAGTACGGCAATGAAGACTTCCTCGCCAACCTCATTGCAGAGGCCTGTGGTGAGTCAGAAGTGCACACTATCTCAGACTCGATTATCTCGATTTTAGCATTGCCTTGGTATTTTTCTGACttcctttttctcccctctTTGTGCAGTATCGATCTTCCCAGAGTCCGGCAATTTCAATGTTGATAACGTCAGAGTATGCAAGATTTTGGTAAGCCGCATCTtctgttggttttatt is a window encoding:
- the LOC134637331 gene encoding uncharacterized protein LOC134637331 isoform X1; translation: MDGVGKAVVGVWRAHTVLDESDGAESSPEAPDRFRKLRSSSSLNSLRMSLRKRLPLRSVQTNSLPENPTWETMKEQPKTSTVRKLTRSARNSITGVYQRLQRTREFSREECLVATPGRDGENAGASNSCTPGRTPHRAATPRAAGTPGRTPGSRGRRTPEASIRGVKTGGGRRQLVRMAAVRSPFASPNTQNQRMKFDQDLESVSSGLRRLKHLSKAFDDIIGRDSRSGPKERSGGAMMRKLDPSGKLSRSNVTRRATRVSDTLGSWTHTAVNTIRKPN
- the LOC134637331 gene encoding uncharacterized protein LOC134637331 isoform X2, whose amino-acid sequence is MDGVGKAVVGVWRAHTVLDESDGAESSPEAPDRFRKLRSSSSLNSLRMSLRKRLPLRSVQTNSLPENPTWETMKEQPKTSTVRKLTRSARNSITGVYQRLQRTREFSREECLVATPGRDGENAGASNSCTPGRTPHRAATPRAAGTPGRTPGSRGRRTPEASIRGVKTGGGRRQLVRMAAVRSPFASPNTQNQRMKFDQDLESVSSGLRRLKHLSKAFDDIIGRDSRQFNYSQIVE